The window TTTCCCGCGCCGGTGTAGGTCCCCGGCAGCGCAAGCACGGTGTCACCCGATGCCGCCGCGTCGATGGCCGCTTGCAGCGTGGGATACTCGCCGAGGCCGTCGGCCTGGACGGTGAGAGTCGCGGCCCGAACGTCTGTAGCGCTGACGCAGCAAAGGGAAATTAGCAGGCAGGCGACTCTGGCCACGGCTTCCCTCCCGGTGCTCACCACGTATCAGTATAGCAGTTGGGAGGCGGGGCGTCAGGGAAGATCTGCCGTCAATGCGTGCGCAGGGTCCCCTGGGTTGGGGAAGTGGACACTGCGGCGGTCCCTTGGGGCGCCTTCTTGACCAGCAACATCGGGCCCAACCCCAATCAACCACCAAACCGCTAGTGGGCGTTGGGCCCGATCCAGGAGTCCCCGTTGCCGTGGAGTTGGCGCGGATAGACGGGGACAAGGTCGCCGCCAAGCCCGTCCGCAATCAAGCCAAGCCAAGACCGGCCGACCGGCGCGCCGGTCACCCAGAACTGCAACGTGTAGATTCCGCCCGGGACCGATCCGAGGTCAAACTGGTCCACAAGGACCCCTGCGTCGGAGTAGAGCCGCAGCTGGAGAGCACGCTTCGCATCGACCCGAAGATACGCGTTTGGCGGCGTAGGGCCAAGAGGCCAAGGGTGAGACGGCATGCAGAGCGACGCGTGCGCATCTCGACTGACTCCAGCCTGGGGAGGCTTGATGTGGTCAGTCAGGCTGGGCAGATCGAAGGACCTGACCACGAGGCCATGACCTGGCCCAGTCATGACTCGAAGCGGGGTGAAGGTGCGGCCAGCGCGTGATGGCTGGTCGTTGGCTCGCACAGGTTCCCCCGCCCGCGCGGAGACGGAGTCGAACAGGCACAACAGTCCCAGCGTTGTACTGAGCACAACTGCCATCTGTCGCATCGCACTCCCCTAATCCCAGCCAACGTGTCGCACCCCCCAGAGGGTCACCAGGGAACGACTTCTCCAGCTCTCGGGGCTCGCCTCACTTCACCAACAGCATAGGCCTGGCCGTCGCGCCAGCAGGCACCTCCAGGCGGTAGAAGTACATGCCGGACGGCATTGCCTGCCCCGCGGCGTCGAGTCCATCCCAGCGCACGGCGTGGGACCCGGCAGAGTAGGCCTGCCCGTCTGTCAGCGTGGTGACAAGACGCCCGGTCACGTCGAGGACGATCAGGCGGATAGTAGCCGGCGCGTCCATGCTGAATGGGATCGTCGTGCTGGGGTTGAAGGGGTTGGGGTAGTTGGCGCCGAGCATCGGGTATGGTGGCGAGGCTTCTTCAACACCTGTCAACGTGCAGCCCAACCCGAAGGCGCCCATCTGCACGCCGCAGTCGTTGTTCCCCGGCAGGCAGGGAGACAGACTCGCCACGGTGAGGTCCTCCCCCTCGGCAACGCAGAAGAGCGGATCCTGGGAGATGTTCCCGTCGAGACCTGTCTGATCGGTCAGGTCACCGCCGTAGTTCCACGGGGTGTTGCCGTACACGTCACAGCAACTCAGGTCGATGTCGGCGCCGTGGTTCGAGTAAATGCCGACGCCACCGGGGTTGTAGGCCAGAAGGCTGCCCTGGATGGCCAGCAGTCCACCCCAGTTGGCGCACACCGCGCTCCCTGCACCGCCAGAGGCCAGATTGCCGCGAAAGCTGCATCCCATGACGGTGCTGACCGGACCCTGGTTTGGGGCCTCACCGATGTAGATTGCCCCGCCAGCCGCCGCCGCATTCTCCACGAATGCACAATCGACGATCGAAGTGCCGTAGTCCCACAGGAGACAGACGGCCCCGCCCACGCCATCCGTGCTGTTGCCGACAAACAGGCAGCGATTCAACGTCACGCCTCCACCGCGTACAGCCCCGCCGTAGTGACCTGAATGATTGTCGACGAAGGTGCAGTCCTCGAAGACCGTTCCACCGGAGCAATGCGCCGCTCCCCCTTGGAATCCTGCCGCGTTGCCAACGAAGCCCACATTCCGGAAAGCTACCGTCGAGTTGCAGACCTCCACCCCGCCACCGCAAAAACCGGTGTTTCCCACGAACTCCACGTCCTCAAACTCAGCGGTACTTCCATTACATACCATCGCACCCCCGCCGTAGTCTGAGGTGCTGCAGCCCCTGATCGAGACACCCTTGACCAGCGGCGATCCCCAATTGATCGAGAGCCCGCCCGTGTAGTTGGCCTGGCAATCCTCGATCACAAGATCCAGGAGCGAGGGGTCCGACTCGCAGCGAATCCCCGCCCCTTTGCTCTCGTCGATGGAGAGTCCATTGCGGATTGTGAACCCTTGCAACACAGCTGCCCGGCTTTCACCGTTCCCAAAGTACGCGCCGCGCCCTTCGAACTCGCAGTCAATGATCGTCTCCTCTGGCCCCCCGGCGCCGATCAGGCAGAGGTCCTTCCCCTGAAAGTCGAGGTTCTTGTTCCCCTCGCCCGTGTAGGTCCCCGGCATGGCCAGGACAGTGTCCCCAACGGCCGCCGCATCTATGGCAGTCTGCAAGGTGGGGTACTCGCCCAGCCCATCCGCTTGCACCCTTAGCGTCGCGGCCTGCGCCTGGCCCGGCAGCAGCGCGGCGAGGAGGGCGATAGCGAGCCAGCTGCGCAGCATCACGGCGCCTCCCTCACTTCACAAGCAGCATCGGCCTGGCGGCCGTCTCTCCCGGCTTCTCCAGCCGGGTAGGCTGGGAGCGTGAGGCCGTCAGCGATGCTGGACTCGAACCGGCAACGCCACCAGGCAGGCGCAAGCGTCGAGGTGCTCCTTTGCAGCATCAGATCCTCACTTCAGCAACATCAGCTTGCCCTGCGTGGAGCGCTCTCCCGCCTGCACACGGTAGAGGTACACGCCACTAGGTAGTAGGCGTCCGGAGTCGTCCGTGCCGTCCCACGCGATGCGGACTTCACCGGCAGACTTGGGCACATCCGCGAGCAGCGTGCGCGCGAGTCGGCCCGCGAAGTCGTGAATCTGTAGAGTGACCCGTTCATCGGATGCCAGGACAAAGCGAATCTCCGTCCGAGGATTGAAGGGATTGGGATGGCAGGTCGATCGCAATCCCATCGGGCCGACCGGTTCGCCCGCATCGACGACCTCGCACCCCTGACCATGAGCGCCCATTAGCACGCCACAGCCGTTGTTGTCAGGCAGGCAGGGCGAACCGGCCTCCAACTCGTACGAGTATTCGGGGTCGTTGATCGCTCCGCAGAAGACAGGATCCTCCGAGATGTTGCCGAAGAGCCCGGTCAGATCGTTCAATTCTCCCCCGTACTCCCCAAGTTCGTTCCCGTAGACATCGTTGCACTCAATACCGGGAACTTGGCCGATGCCATTCCACGAGACGCCCGCCAAACCGCCATTGCGGGCGATCAGGTTTCGCCGCAACAGGGTCGGGCCGGTGTAGGTGAGCATGACAGCGCTGGCCAATGAGCCGGTATGCCGCGAGTCCGCGATCGTGTTCCCGACCATTGTCAAGGTCGACGATTCGACATGGACCGCATATGCCCACCCTCTCGAGAATGTGCAGTTGGTTACTGCGAGGCTCCCGCCCTCACAGAAGATGTCGCCCGCGTTCGATTCGAAGCGGCAGTCTTTCAGGCTTACGGTGCCCGGATAGTAGGCCGCCAGGGCTCCACCTGGGCCATAGCTGACATTCTCGCGAAAGAGCACGCGGACGAGGTCCGGAGATGACCCGCCCTCAAAGTACATTCCTCCTCCCCCGCCAATGTCGGATACATTGCCGATGAACGCGACATCGATGAAGAGGGGAGAACTGCTCTGGCACGCCACCGCCCCGCCGACGGACCAGAACTGTCCGGCGACGTTCTCCCGGAAGACGACATCGGCCACCACGGGAGAGGACCCCGCCAAG of the Candidatus Latescibacterota bacterium genome contains:
- a CDS encoding T9SS type A sorting domain-containing protein gives rise to the protein MALPAAAATIHVPADQATIQAAIDAASAGDTVLVAPGTYSGTGNTHLFMPEHDLVLRAAAGPDSTVIDGEFSRDGINYTGGVSRASRLEGFTFLHCYSPLEGGAMVALAGSSPVVADVVFRENVAGQFWSVGGAVACQSSSPLFIDVAFIGNVSDIGGGGGMYFEGGSSPDLVRVLFRENVSYGPGGALAAYYPGTVSLKDCRFESNAGDIFCEGGSLAVTNCTFSRGWAYAVHVESSTLTMVGNTIADSRHTGSLASAVMLTYTGPTLLRRNLIARNGGLAGVSWNGIGQVPGIECNDVYGNELGEYGGELNDLTGLFGNISEDPVFCGAINDPEYSYELEAGSPCLPDNNGCGVLMGAHGQGCEVVDAGEPVGPMGLRSTCHPNPFNPRTEIRFVLASDERVTLQIHDFAGRLARTLLADVPKSAGEVRIAWDGTDDSGRLLPSGVYLYRVQAGERSTQGKLMLLK